One Candidatus Eisenbacteria bacterium DNA segment encodes these proteins:
- a CDS encoding O-antigen ligase family protein, whose translation MRSDRSPKSRSGGGRARAAAAGAGRPGVQPSLQFLVVIGLLFALPIFFTPGQLVEEFEFTKVTLLVTGALVLAAWWIAAESSRATSAGFAKWARLLPDRIASAMRRDPLGAAVALFALSAAASTVVSVRPALSLFGAPQSHAGLRTLVALAAVFYASRSLASNPVWIRRVAQAAGAGAAVATAYALIQIARLDPIQWHRQSAFEGAIRAGSTVGHANTLSAYLTMCLPLIVWLASRGGSRAARVAWLTLAASSLFVIAVSLSRGAWLGVLAVAVAAFLLALASTQRLKRSWLATAFATGIVVVLFPLLTPMRGPFLDRARQLTDLSAPTSRTRVELWRAGIRMVEDHPALGVGVDAYLAAFPRYRTSRLTELEWGGTPAKAHSDAIQILATQGILGGLAALAIVLFAARAVWRVARRGSPEARGAAVAAGAALVGYAVPSLVGFATVAT comes from the coding sequence TTGAGGTCCGATCGATCCCCTAAGTCAAGGTCCGGTGGCGGACGCGCGCGAGCCGCGGCGGCCGGCGCGGGTCGGCCGGGGGTTCAGCCCTCCCTTCAGTTCCTCGTCGTCATCGGCCTCCTTTTCGCGCTGCCGATTTTCTTCACGCCGGGCCAGCTGGTCGAGGAGTTCGAGTTCACGAAGGTTACGCTTCTCGTCACCGGCGCGCTCGTCCTCGCGGCGTGGTGGATTGCGGCCGAGAGCTCACGCGCCACCTCGGCCGGATTCGCAAAATGGGCGCGACTCCTTCCGGACCGGATCGCCTCCGCGATGCGGCGGGATCCGCTCGGGGCCGCGGTCGCGCTCTTCGCCCTATCAGCGGCGGCGTCCACGGTTGTTTCGGTCCGTCCGGCCCTCAGCCTCTTCGGCGCGCCGCAAAGCCACGCGGGTCTAAGGACGCTGGTCGCCTTGGCGGCGGTCTTCTACGCCTCTCGATCGCTCGCTTCGAATCCGGTTTGGATTCGAAGGGTCGCACAGGCGGCGGGCGCGGGGGCCGCGGTCGCCACGGCCTACGCCCTCATCCAGATCGCCCGTCTCGATCCGATCCAATGGCATCGACAATCCGCGTTCGAGGGCGCGATCCGCGCCGGGAGCACGGTCGGGCACGCGAACACGCTCTCCGCCTATCTCACGATGTGCCTCCCGTTGATCGTCTGGCTCGCCTCACGCGGGGGCTCGCGCGCGGCACGCGTCGCGTGGCTCACGCTCGCGGCGTCGTCGCTCTTCGTCATCGCGGTGAGTCTCTCCCGCGGGGCGTGGCTCGGGGTCCTCGCCGTGGCCGTCGCCGCGTTCCTCCTTGCCCTCGCCTCGACGCAGCGTCTCAAGCGCTCCTGGCTCGCCACGGCGTTCGCCACGGGGATCGTGGTCGTCCTTTTTCCCCTCCTCACGCCGATGAGGGGCCCGTTTCTCGACCGCGCCCGCCAGCTCACCGATCTCAGCGCCCCGACCTCCCGGACACGCGTCGAGCTATGGCGCGCGGGGATCCGAATGGTCGAGGACCATCCCGCCCTGGGCGTCGGCGTCGATGCCTACCTCGCCGCGTTTCCTCGCTATCGAACCTCCAGGCTGACCGAGCTCGAATGGGGCGGAACGCCGGCGAAAGCCCATAGCGACGCGATCCAGATCCTCGCGACCCAAGGAATTCTCGGAGGCCTTGCGGCGCTGGCGATCGTGCTCTTCGCGGCTCGGGCGGTGTGGCGTGTGGCACGCCGCGGGAGTCCCGAAGCGCGCGGCGCCGCGGTCGCGGCCGGTGCCGCGCTCGTGGGCTATGCCGTGCCGAGTCTGGTCGGGTTCGCGACGGTCGCGACCA